The genomic segment CCCTTGCATTTTGAACTGAAAATTGGCAATGTAGCGCCCAAGCACCAGCAGATGAATTTTCTGAAATATACCCATTTTAGCGAAAAGGGGCGCTTTGGAAAGCATGGAACAAGATTCCCGGATCATTCAGGAAGCAAAGGAAGTTCTTCGAATCGAAGCGGAAGGCATCCTTGAGCTGATTGATCGCATTGACGGGCATTTCGCGGACATGGTGGAATTGGTCTACCGATGCGCCGGCCGGGTGATTGTGGCGGGCATAGGCAAATCCGGCATTGTCGGCAGAAAAATCGTGGCCACCCTCAACAGTACGGGCACGCGTGCCCTGTTTTTGCACCCCGTGGAGGCCATGCATGGAGACCTGGGCATGGTGTCCAAACACGATGTATTTTTAGCGCTGTCCAACAGCGGCGAGACCGATGAATTAAACCTGTTGATTCCAAGTATTAAAAGCCTGGGGTGCAAGGTTGTGGCGATGACGGCAAACCCCGCTTCCTCCCTCGCAAACCACAGTGATATTGTGGTGAATGTGGGCGTCAAAAAAGAAGCTTGTCCCCTGGGGCTTGCGCCGACGGCCAGCACAACCGCGCTGCTGGCAATGGGAGATGCGCTGGCTGTTGTCCTGATTAACAAAAATGCATTTAAATCAAGTGATTTTAAGAAATTTCACCCTGGCGGATTGTTGGGGCAACGGCTGGCCCGCTGCATCAAGGATTTAATGCTGACAGGTTCATCAATCCCCGCCATACCGGTGCATGCGACCATGGCGAACGCGCTTGAAGAAATCAACCGCCTGGAAATGGGGGTCACCATCGTCCTCTCGGAAGCTAATACGCTTGCCGGCATCATCACAGACGGGGATATTCGGCGGCTGCTTATCCGCCGGCCCGATGTTCTCTCCTTGCCAGTCAAGGATGTCATGACCCGGAACCCGCTGTCACTCGGGCCGGATACACCGGCGTTTGATGCACTTAACCTTATGGAAAAGCACCAAATCACCGTCCTTCCGATTATCAATGACACCGGAGAAGTGCAAGGCATACTGCATCTGCATGACATTCTCGGCAAGGGGCAATTCAAGTTCAACGGCTGTTGATTCACCATCAGCGATGAGTGATGTTACAATAACACAGGTAGATATAACGGCCTTTATTCATAGTAATTCGACTTAACCGGGCAACCCTTGATATGGAGTAAAACGCAAAATGGATATCACCGATATTGACATTAACATTCCCACGCTCGGGGAATCAAAAATCCCCACCTCGATTCAACGGGGGCGATACGGGTTACGGTCCCGCCGTTTTGTGTCCGAAAAAGAAAGAGTGCTCATTAATGCGGATATCACCCATTTACACGAAACCATTGCACGGGGGATAACACCGTTGTCCTTTGAACTGGCTGGTCCCCGAGAAACCATTTATTTTGACCCCAGCAAACTCCGCTGCGCCATGGTGACTTGCGGCGGATTATGCCCGGGCATCAACGATATCATTCGTTCCCTTGTTCTGGAGCTTTTCTATGGATACGGCGTTCGTAATATCTACGGCATTCGCTATGGCCTGCAGGGGTTTATTCCGTCCTACGGGCACGATGTGATCGAACTGCGCCCGGAACGCGTCGTAAACATATTGGAAATGGGCGGAACCATTCTCGGCTCCTCCCGGGGTCCGCAACCGATTGAAGACATCGTCGACAGCCTGGAGCGAATGAATATCGGCATTTTGTTCATGATCGGCGGGGACGGCACGCTCAAGGCCGCTACGCTGATCGCGGAAGAAATTACAAAAAGGGGATTAAAAATCAGCGTCGTGGGTATTCCCAAAACCATCGACAACGATATTTACCTGGTTTCCCGCTCCTTCGGGTTTCATACAGCCGTGGATGTAGCCACGAAAGCCATTAAGGCGGCGCATGCCGAATCGGAAGGCTATCCGAACGGTATCGGATTGATCAAACTCATGGGGCGGCACTCGGGATTTATTGCCGCCACTGCCACGCTCGCGCAACAGGATGTCAATTTCACCCTTATTCCTGAAGCAGATTTTGATTTGGAAGGCGAAAAGGGCTTATTAAACGCGCTTGAAAAACGGCTCAGCCTTCGCGGGCATGCCGTTATCGTCGTGGCGGAAGGGGCCGGTCAAAAATTTTTCAAGGACGATGAAAGCCAATTGGATGAATCCGGCAACATCAAGTTGAAAGATATCGGCATCTTTTTAAAAAATACCATCTCCAACTATTTTCAAAAAAAGGACATCAAAATTAACATCAAATATATAGACCCGAGCTACATGATTCGCAGCCTGCCAGCCAACGCCAATGACCATGTATTTTGCAGTTTCTTGGGCAGGAATGCGGTGCATGCGGGCATGGCCGGAAAAACAAAACTGCTGATCGGGCGATGGAATGAGCAATTCGTGCATGTTCCCATGACCGCGGCAAGCGGCAAACGCAAACAGGTCAATCCCACCGGCAGGTTATGGGACAGCGTGCTGGACGCGACCGGCCAGGGGTTGTTGGTTAATGAGTGATGGCTATGAGTTGGAAAGCAGTCGATAAATCACGGCCGCATGCCGGTCGGCGGCACCACTTTGGGACAAAACCGCTTGCTTTGCTCGAAAACCGATTCCTGCCGCCATATCCGGTCGCGAAAAATAATCAGCCACTTTCTCAGCCAGCTCGACTTCATTTGCCACCTGAATGCCCCCGCCGGTACTTTCAAGCAATTCCCGCGCATCGCGAAAATCGTCCATGGACGGACCGTAGATAACCGGTTTTCCCCAAACAGCCGCCTCCAGAATATTCTGCCCGCCCAACGGCACCAGACTCCCCCCGCAAAAAACAACCGAGGCAATACCATAGATGGCCTGCAACTCTCCGATGGTATCGATGATCACCACCGACGCCGTTCTCGGTGCGTTCGTTTCATTAAGTCGGGTTCGCAGCTGGCAGGAAAAGCCGAGATGACGCGCGCGCTCACTGATTTCCGGAACGCGTTTCAAATGTCTGGGCGCAATGATGAGCAACGCCTGTGGAAACTGCGCAATGATTTTTTGAAACACCGCCAAAACAAGATCACCTTCAGCGCCCCGGGTGCTACCCGCCACCAAAACCGGCTGGTCCGGCGTGACCCGATACAGTTTTTTCATGGCATCGGCGGTCGCCGTTTCTGTAGCGGCACGCAAGAGATCATATTTGGCATTGCCACCCACCGATATGTTTTGCAACGGCGCACCGAGCTGTTGAATGCGCTTGGCATCTTCTGCGTGAATCATGCTAAACGCGTCCAGCGTGGTGAATATCTCTTTCATCAGCGGACGAATTTTCCGGTATCGCTTAATGGAGCGAACGGACAATCTGCCGTTTATCAGGGCCGTTTTAATCCCCATTCGATGCGCGGCCATTAACCAATTGGGCCAAATCTCCGTTTCAAGGCAGACGAGAATATCGGGTTTAAGCACGCTAAGGGCGTTTTGAACGGAGAGAATAAAATCAATGGGCGCGTAGAGGCACACGGCCTGCGCCGCAAGCTTCTCCACGGCCACGGCCTGCCCGTGCGCCGTCGTCGTGGAAAGAATAATAACGCAATGGGGCATCCTCTTTTTCAATGCCTGAATGATGGCGCCCGCGACCGTGACCTCGCCAACCGACACCGCGTGTATCCAGATACGGGGAGTGCCGCTTATCGCTCGGGCGTGTGCGCCATAAATCCCCAACCGCTGGGACATTTGCCGCCGCGGTTGACGCGACCATTTTGCATAGAGGCAATATAATGGGAATGCCGACACAAAAAGGCCGGAACTCAGAACGGCATAAGCACCATAGGCAAGATTCAACCTGTGACCCCCTTCCCTTAATTCATAGGTTGAACCGACCAGAAGCGATCGCCTTTGATTCTTAAAAGGAATACGTCTTTTTCCACATCGCCGTTTCCCGTAAAAGAGGTTCGCCCGGTAACTCCGGGGTAATCTCGAACCGCGCCGATAGCCTCCCGAAATGCACGGCGAGACTTGATATTTTTCGGCTGTGAAACAAGATCTGATATCAGCTTGGCGGTATCAAAGGCAACGGCTTCGATAAATCCGGGCGACTCTCCGTAAACGCTCTTGAACGCTTCTACAAATGACTCGACTTGCGGCAGTTCGCTTTCAAGAAAGAATCCGTCCGGGACAATGGCGTTTTGCACATATCCCTTGGCGGCTTTGATGAGTTCATCGGAATGCCATAAATTCGTTCCCAGAAGCACCACCTTGTTCACATCATAAAAGGCAAGCTGAGAAACGATCATTCCCACTTTTTCGGGGGCATCCGGAATAAATATCGCATCAAAACCGGCAACCGCTTGAGGCGCAGTTTTTTCGTCTTCCATTATGCCCGGTTGCGCAGCTGAATCGGCCTTTAAATCCTTCGGCATCTTGTAGTACAGATCAGCAAGCTTTTTGATGGGTTGCTCAAAATCAACTGCGTCAGACCGATACGCCTCGGCTCCCGTTACAATGGCGCCCTGATCCATCACAGCATCCCAAAACAGGCTCATCAGGATGGTGCCGTATTTTTCTTCGGGATATAACATGGCAAATCGTTTAAGCCCCAACACCTTGACGGCGTAAGACACCAGAGAAACCATCTGTAGGCGGGGCGTCAGAAAGTTTCTAAAAACATGGTCTCCCAAATCCGTAATACCGTCCTTTCCGGTCAAGGCAATGAGGGGAACACCGCATGCTTGCGCTGCTTCCGCGGCCGGAAAAGCGGTCAGCATCGGCCCGATGATGGCCGTCACCCCGGCATCACACAGTTGACGGACCGCCTCCACCGCGCGTGTCGGATCAGAGGCCGTATCCTCGACTATCACTTGAAACGTCAATCTTCCATTTGTTTCATCTCGTTGACTGATGGCGAGTTCGATCCCCTTCAACGCCCGCTGACCATAGGCTTTGTAAGAACCGGATAAGGGCAGGAGACACCCAATGGTGACTTTTCCAGGCCCGATCTTTTCGTTCAGCATTTCCAATAAACGCCGGGCATTCGGGATAAGCGCATGATTCGGAAATTGCGTGACCATCGCGGAAAGAACACCAACACCCTCTGCGTCTCTGTTTATTTCAGAAAACCCCAGGCCAAGATGATACAAAAAAAACCCGCCGAAAGTTCCCTTCGGCGGCGAAGCCAGGAACCGTTCGATATCTGCGGCATTCAATGAGCCGACGGCATTTCGAAAACGCTGCCAAATTGCGGGTTGGCCGGACACATCGGCCAGTATATAGGCGTTGGCATAGGCCATTGTGGCTTGCGAAACCGCGCCGGTTGCGACATGAATATCCCCTATCAGGGTCAGGATTCTAATTTTTTGATTTTTCGGCAGGAGCGCATCACGCAAAAACGATTGCGATTGATCTACAGCAGCGGCATAATCGCCCTCCTTATAGAGTGCGATAAGATAGGCCACCTTGGCATCAGGGGCGAACGAACTGCGCGGATAATCGGTGAAGAGCCGTTGAAACGCCAGACCTTCTTCACGGAAATCGCCCTTGACGGAATGGATTCGGCCTATTTTCATCAGTGCTGCGTCCGCCATGGGCTTGCCCGGAAACTGAACCAAATAGGACTGATAAGCGGCGAGCGCCTCATCATATGATTTTGCGTCAAACAGCCGTTCGGCGGTTGCGTACAAAGCGGCATCGGGTGTATCCCAACCCACCGGTTTGATTTCCTTTTTGGTACAAGCGCCGCATAAAATAAGCGCGATGAAGAGAAAAATTCGCCACGTCACCGCGAAAACCGTATCAACGCACCGGACCACCCGGCAAGCGCGTTTGCCCATCAAACCTATCCCCGTCGTTGCTTTTATTCTTGTTTTTTATAGGGTGAACATCGCAAGAGACATAACCCTATGCCGCTTCCTGGTATAATGCTTCATGGAGAATGGAAGTGCCCATGAGCGGGCAGTCGGCCATAATTGGAACAAACCCCGAAGGCCGGCGCTAAAGAAGCAGGGCCAAAGCGGTTTTGCCGTATTTATCAGGTGCGGTGTGCCTATTCAAGTTCCTCGGACAACAAAATCGCCTCCGCCACCTGACGAATGGGTTTTCGGGTGTCCATGCTTCGTTTCCTAAGCCATTGAAACGCCTGTTCGGCTGTTTTATTGCGCTTGCTCATCAGAACTTCCTTGGCGCGTTCAACCAGTTTTCTCGTTTCCAGCTCTTCTTGAATGACGGTAGTCTTGACCATCAACTCCGTGTTTAAAATAGCCACCGCCGCCTGATTGGCTACCGTTTGAACGAGGTTGACCTCGGTTTCGGAAAAGGTATGCGGTTGTGCCGTAAAACAGTTCAGTGCGCCGATGACCCGGCCGCCCTTGACTTCCAGCGGCACGCCAACCATGGAAACGAGCCCCAGACGCCTGGCCATCTCCTTTTCCTTGAATTTCGGCTCTTCCAGAACATCCGGCACAATGAGCGGCCGTTTGTTCGACACCACATAACCGACCACCCCCTCGCTCATCTTCAACACCCGCTCGACCAGGTACTCTGGATCGATGGCTTGAGTGGCTTTCAGCCGAATCACATTGGGCGTCACACTCTCGTCGATCAGCCACAGCGAGCAGATATCCACCCCCGTCACCTTTGCCGTCACCATGACAATCAGCTTCAGAATATCTTCCAAATACATCTCGGAAGTAATCGCCCGGCTGATATTCATGAGCGCCTTGATAAATTGGTCATACGATTCGGGTGCGTCTTTTAACATATTTTCCCACTAGTTAATAAAGCAATGGTGATTGTGCCGGCAGTCGGCCGGGCTCGGTTTGGCATATGGCATATTGAAGATGACCTATCATGGTGACACCTTTTTTTCAATCCCTCAGTGACACCCATTTTCCGGTCAAACCCGTGCCCCAATAAAAAGCTACGCGCCGAAGGCCTATGGGCCTGCGACGCGTAACCACCAACGAGAGGGTCGAAAATCACTATATTTACGGTAACGCCGAGAAACGCCGTACCGGTATTTTAAACGCTGAGCATCTACAATTCATTCCTCAGGACTCACCCACCAAAGGGCGCTTATACATAACAACCGGCGTGCGCCGTCGTAGAGGTATCAGCAGGCTTTATCAACCCAATAGCCGCATTGGCGCTCGAAATGGCAACCAGTTCCGCGCAATTGGGATAGGGGGTTTTAAAAAGCTCTCGCAAGCCGCTGCAATCCTGCTTCAGGGCGCACTGACAACAAACCTTGTCCCGCACTTCCTTTTGAAGATAGGTCCGCCTCAAACCGCGCTCAATAATATCAAAAGCGAAGTTAAACGCGTCCCTGAATCCGCCATCCTCGCTCTGAAGCACCTTGCGATTTCTTTCCATGAGCAGTACACCCGCCAGGGTGGACCATAAAATATTGACCATGGCCATGGGGTGCTTATTCACAAACACACCCGTATCGATTCCCTCCTGAAAGAGCGTCTTAAGCAACAGGTTGGACCGTTTGAACAATCCCCTGAAGGTTTGAAGGAACTCATCCGATAAATTACTGAAGATCTCACCGGACTGCACCTGAAGCATGCTGCCCATTCCCCAGGGATCGAATGCGTAGATTTCGTAAAGCGCAACGCGCAGGCTTGCCAACCTATCTTCGGATCCCATGCCGGGATCATTAACAATTGTCTTTAGCTTGGCGGAAAGGCATTGCAGCAAGGTCAGGGAAAAAGAGGCGAACAACTCCTCTTTATTTTTAAAGTAGATGTACAGGGTGGCTGGCGCCAATTCCGCTTCATTGGCGATATCTTCCATTCTGGCTCTGGTGAAGCCTTTTTCGGAAAAAACACGTTTGGCCGCAACAATAATCTGTTGTCTGCGGCGCTCCCGTTCTCTTTCTTTTCTTTCCCGTACGCCCATAACCTTCGCCTCAATTCCTGCCTTTAGTTACTAAGAAGCGGCCGCACCGCAGGTATTTTTATCTAATTCATCGGCATTCGGCTTACAGCGGTCCCCGTTGTGTGTTTGGAACAACTGAATTTATTGATTCTTTCACAAAGCATAGAGGGTAAAACTCGTTAACAAACGACCATAACCTTCAAGGGGGGGGGAGCTAAGCTTGAGATCTTTTTTCAGCAAGATAGCAAATTCCAAAGCACACGCCTGTTACATGTAAGCCGATGCCGCACGTTCCCGATACGCCTAACGCAATCAGGGACGTATTCCCCGTATTAAGCACTCTTTTCAACCCAGAATGAGTAGTCAACCGGTCCGAACCGCTTGAGTTCCTGGATCAATCCATGCGATAGTTCACTGCCGAGAATCGGCGGGTGCGGAGCCTCCCATTTTAGTATAATCATGCGATCGCCCGGCACGTTACCATGTATAAAATATTTAATATCCATAAGGCCCGGCGATGAGGGCAACCCGCCTATCGTTTCGGGCAAGCTTTCATCGGCCTCAAGTTCTTTGTTGCCAGCCACCCTGACTCTAATCATTTCAACCCAGGCCATATATGGTACTCACTCCCCCTCTGAATGCAAATACCATTCAGAGGGGGTTACATAGGAAGTAAGAAAAACTAAGAACTGAAAATAATGAGTGGTAATAAAGGCGTATAACCTGACATAAAGCCTTTTTTATATTTACGGCCGTGCATTTCAGTAGAAGCCGTTATCGTTGCTGCTTTATTGCAGACATACTAAAGCAAAAGAGATGCCAAAATTGCTTATCAACAAGAATACCTTGTATTAACAGAAATCTAATGAATAGGGGGGATGCCACCCCCCCCCGACAACCCTCCTGACTACCAAATAAGATAGATATTGACTATCATATTTGCAGGCTGTACGTTGAACCAGCGTATATGATAGTTGTCATCTGCTCGACCGGAGCATTCACGGTCAATACTGGAGAAAACGCGTGGACGTGGACGAAAAAACCTTTTTTAAAGAGGCAACACTGAGAATCTGTGGCAGCCTGGAGATTGAAAAGGCGTTGTGGAACTGTCTTCAGTATGTGAAAGATATCATACCGGCGTGCAGAATGAGCTTGAACCTGCTGGACATCAACCTCGGCCTAATTGAAACCATCGCCATCGCAACTCATGACATTAGCGAGGCGGTGTCCATCAAAACCCCCGTATCTCCGGAAACACACAAACGGATGGTTAAACATTGGCCGCTAGCCCATGTCCGAATATTCAGCCCCATGGGCAATTACCAGTCGGCGCTTGAAAACACGATGCCATCTGAAATGATTCACCATCATTGCGTGGTGCTTGACCTCTGGCTGGAAGGCAAGTTCATCGGCATGCTCACCGTGATTTTTAATCCGGAAAACACCCCCCTGCAACACCACATCGATCTGCTGAGCCTGCTCAACGAGCCCTTTGCCATTGCACTGTCCAACTGCGTCCGATACCGCAAGCTTCAAGACTATAAAGATATTTTATCAGAAGAAAAACAATATCTTAGAGAAGAGCTGCGCCGGTTGTCCGGTGAGGATATCATCGGCGCAGATTTCGGATTGAAGCAGGTTATGTACATGGTCCGGCAAGTGGCGAGTCTGGACAGCCCGGTTCTGCTTCTCGGGGAAACCGGCTCCGGCAAGGAAGTAATCGCCAGCGCCATTCACAGCATGTCCTCTCGCAGTGAAGGGGCTTTTATTCGTGTCAATTGCGGCGCGATCCCTGAAACCCTGATCGACAGCGAACTTTTCGGGCATGAAAAGGGCGCCTTTACCGGCGCGCTGTCCCAACGCCGTGGGCATTTCGAACGGGCGCATAAAGGCACCATTTTTCTTGATGAAATCGGTGAGCTGCCCCTTGAAGCCCAGGTCCGCATTTTGCGTGTGCTTCAGGAAAAGGAGATCGAACGCGTCGGCGGCTCGGAAACCATTCATGTGGACATTCGGGTAATCGCGGCCACGCACCGGGATCTGGAACGAATGATCAAGCAGGGAAGGTTCAGGGAAGATCTTTTTTTCAGGCTGAAGGTCTTTCCCATTATCATTCCGCCACTTCGAGACCGGATAACGGATATTCCGGCGTTGGTTCAGCATTTTATTCATAAAAAGGCGGCCGAGATGAAAATCGGGGAGGTGCCCTCCCTGGCGCCCGGTGAAATTCACAAGCTGATCGCCTACGATTGGCCGGGCAATGTCAGGGAGCTTGAAAACGCGGTGGAGCGCTCCCTGATCCTAAACCGGTCCGAGCCGCTGACCTTTCCAGATATCGGAACAAAAAATGAGCCGCCGCCCGCCGCAACCATCGATCCGGCTGAACCGGCGTTCCTCAACCTGGATCAAGTTATGGCCCAACACATAAAAAAAGCCCTCGCCATCGCCGAGGGCAAGGTCGAGGGCAAAAACGGCGCAGCGGAACTTCTAGCCATCAATCCGAGAACGCTCCGACACCGCATGCGAAAACTCGGTGTCCCCTTCGGCAGAAAAAGCGACTAAGAAAGGACCTCAATCCATCGCCCATGTGAGCAGCATGCTGCCCCAGATAAATCCGGTGCCGAAAGCGGCCAGCAATACCCGGTTCCCCTTTTTCAACCGCCCGGCGCCATGGGCCTCGCTCATGGCCATGGGAATGGTGGCGGCTGTCGTATTGCCGTATTTTTCGATATTGACCATAATCTTTTCAAGGGGCATCTTCAGGCGGCCGGCCAGCGCCTCAATAATTCTGAGGTTGGCCTGATGGGGGATCAGCAGATCCAAGTCCTCAGCGGTCAGGTTGCTGCGCGCTAAAATATCAACCGCCACCTCCACCATGCCGTTGACCGCGGCCTTAAATACGGGTTTGCCGTCCTGAACCAAAAAGTGCATTTTGTCTTGGACCGTTTCCATCGTTGCGGGGTGAAGGCTGCCGCCTGCCGGCATATAGAGGTATTTACCCCCTTCGCCATCCATTCGCATCAAAAAATCTTCAATCCCCGGGGCATCCGACGGGCCGGGTTCCAGCAACACGGCGCCTGCGCCATCCCCGAACAGCACGCATGAATTTCGATCCTCGTAATTCAGGATGGCACTCATTTTGTCGGCGCCGATCACCAGCACCTTTTTATATTTTCCGGTTTCAATAAATTGAGCGCCCGTAGACAGCGCGCAGAGAAAGCCGGAACACCCCGCGCCCACATCAAAGCCCCAGCACCTGGTAGCCTTGAGTTTTTTTTGAACCAGCGCGGCAGTGGCGGGAAACATCATATCCGCGGTAACCGTGGCGACAAGAATCATATCAATTTCGTCGGCATCGACGCCTCGCTGAGAAAGCACGGCCCGGGCCGCCTTAACCGCCATGAAAGACGTCCCCTTTCCCGCCGCCAGTATTCGCCTTTCCTTGATACCGGACCGGGTGGTAATCCACTCATCGCTGGTCTCCACCATTTCTTCCAACTCCTGATTCGTCAATCTCTTTTCCGGTGCGTAATGGCCTACCGCACTAATGATCGCCCGCATACCGTGCCTCCGATATCTTAAATCCGCTACCGCCTGGTCCTCAATGCCAATAAATTTACCCTGATTCGTTGCATCGCGTTTTGTTGCGGCTTGCAATTTTTATCCAATGCAGTGCTTCGCTGGCATGGGATGTCTTTGAAACTCGCTTCGTCTCTTACTCTTAATCTTGTCATTTCACAAGCGGTGAATCGAAATTACCATCAGAACCCAAAAGGCACCCGAAAGCGCTCCTTTACGCCACTGAAGCGAAAGGTCCTGAAGTTCGAACCGCCTGAATCTTCATTCAACTATATTCATCCGGCTGCTTTCAGTTGTTTTTATTCTGAATTCTGGATTCTGTCTCCTGGCTACTGAGCAGTTACGATGGTTTTATAAAAAAACGAGGGTAAACCTGTTAAGTTAACATGTGTTAATTTATAGGCACCATCGGCTCCCACTTAAAACCGCCACGCGATTTTTACCTTATATTTACAAATCGTTATAAGGAAACTTCAGCGGCACCACCTTCTGGCACGCAGATTGCTCTATCTTAATTAGAAAACGGGGTGTCGGCTTCGTCGTTCCCGGTTGCGTGATGGAGAGAAAACGGATTGAAACCCGGTTAAAAGGCATCCCGTTTATATACAACAAGCCCTGTTAAATTAAATTATTACTAACAAAGTTAGGGAAAAAAAGGAGGTACGGATGCCACTGCAAAAGCGGTTGAAACAAGGGGCCATGCCGGCACTAATCGGCCTGTTTTTTCTGGTTACAGGCTTAACACCCGGCATTTCACTCGCACAAAGTGAGGTGGAGGCGCTGAAGGAACAGATGAAAGCGCTTACCGAAATGATGCAAACGGTGCAACAAAAGCTGGCGGCGATTGAATCGAAAACCGAATCCAAAGAATCGGAAATCAAGGAAATCGATGAGCGCCTAAACAAAGCGGAAATGCATACGGAAACCGACAAGCTCGCTTTCGGGGTTGAGCTTCGCTCCCGGGCTGATTCGATTCACTACCAGGATATGCTGACCGCGCCGCCCGAACTATTTAACAGTTTTTTCACGCCTGCGCCCGCGGGCTTTAACGGCGCGACGGCGGCTCAGATTCAACAGGCGATCGCGGGCATGGCCGCCATGGGCATGGTTCCGCCGGCTCAGAAAGCGGATATCGATAACGACATCAT from the Desulfobacterales bacterium genome contains:
- a CDS encoding KpsF/GutQ family sugar-phosphate isomerase, which encodes MEQDSRIIQEAKEVLRIEAEGILELIDRIDGHFADMVELVYRCAGRVIVAGIGKSGIVGRKIVATLNSTGTRALFLHPVEAMHGDLGMVSKHDVFLALSNSGETDELNLLIPSIKSLGCKVVAMTANPASSLANHSDIVVNVGVKKEACPLGLAPTASTTALLAMGDALAVVLINKNAFKSSDFKKFHPGGLLGQRLARCIKDLMLTGSSIPAIPVHATMANALEEINRLEMGVTIVLSEANTLAGIITDGDIRRLLIRRPDVLSLPVKDVMTRNPLSLGPDTPAFDALNLMEKHQITVLPIINDTGEVQGILHLHDILGKGQFKFNGC
- a CDS encoding ATP-dependent 6-phosphofructokinase, whose protein sequence is MDITDIDINIPTLGESKIPTSIQRGRYGLRSRRFVSEKERVLINADITHLHETIARGITPLSFELAGPRETIYFDPSKLRCAMVTCGGLCPGINDIIRSLVLELFYGYGVRNIYGIRYGLQGFIPSYGHDVIELRPERVVNILEMGGTILGSSRGPQPIEDIVDSLERMNIGILFMIGGDGTLKAATLIAEEITKRGLKISVVGIPKTIDNDIYLVSRSFGFHTAVDVATKAIKAAHAESEGYPNGIGLIKLMGRHSGFIAATATLAQQDVNFTLIPEADFDLEGEKGLLNALEKRLSLRGHAVIVVAEGAGQKFFKDDESQLDESGNIKLKDIGIFLKNTISNYFQKKDIKINIKYIDPSYMIRSLPANANDHVFCSFLGRNAVHAGMAGKTKLLIGRWNEQFVHVPMTAASGKRKQVNPTGRLWDSVLDATGQGLLVNE
- a CDS encoding glycosyltransferase N-terminal domain-containing protein, whose protein sequence is MNLAYGAYAVLSSGLFVSAFPLYCLYAKWSRQPRRQMSQRLGIYGAHARAISGTPRIWIHAVSVGEVTVAGAIIQALKKRMPHCVIILSTTTAHGQAVAVEKLAAQAVCLYAPIDFILSVQNALSVLKPDILVCLETEIWPNWLMAAHRMGIKTALINGRLSVRSIKRYRKIRPLMKEIFTTLDAFSMIHAEDAKRIQQLGAPLQNISVGGNAKYDLLRAATETATADAMKKLYRVTPDQPVLVAGSTRGAEGDLVLAVFQKIIAQFPQALLIIAPRHLKRVPEISERARHLGFSCQLRTRLNETNAPRTASVVIIDTIGELQAIYGIASVVFCGGSLVPLGGQNILEAAVWGKPVIYGPSMDDFRDARELLESTGGGIQVANEVELAEKVADYFSRPDMAAGIGFRAKQAVLSQSGAADRHAAVIYRLLSNS
- a CDS encoding penicillin-binding protein activator — encoded protein: MGKRACRVVRCVDTVFAVTWRIFLFIALILCGACTKKEIKPVGWDTPDAALYATAERLFDAKSYDEALAAYQSYLVQFPGKPMADAALMKIGRIHSVKGDFREEGLAFQRLFTDYPRSSFAPDAKVAYLIALYKEGDYAAAVDQSQSFLRDALLPKNQKIRILTLIGDIHVATGAVSQATMAYANAYILADVSGQPAIWQRFRNAVGSLNAADIERFLASPPKGTFGGFFLYHLGLGFSEINRDAEGVGVLSAMVTQFPNHALIPNARRLLEMLNEKIGPGKVTIGCLLPLSGSYKAYGQRALKGIELAISQRDETNGRLTFQVIVEDTASDPTRAVEAVRQLCDAGVTAIIGPMLTAFPAAEAAQACGVPLIALTGKDGITDLGDHVFRNFLTPRLQMVSLVSYAVKVLGLKRFAMLYPEEKYGTILMSLFWDAVMDQGAIVTGAEAYRSDAVDFEQPIKKLADLYYKMPKDLKADSAAQPGIMEDEKTAPQAVAGFDAIFIPDAPEKVGMIVSQLAFYDVNKVVLLGTNLWHSDELIKAAKGYVQNAIVPDGFFLESELPQVESFVEAFKSVYGESPGFIEAVAFDTAKLISDLVSQPKNIKSRRAFREAIGAVRDYPGVTGRTSFTGNGDVEKDVFLLRIKGDRFWSVQPMN
- a CDS encoding GAF and ANTAR domain-containing protein — encoded protein: MLKDAPESYDQFIKALMNISRAITSEMYLEDILKLIVMVTAKVTGVDICSLWLIDESVTPNVIRLKATQAIDPEYLVERVLKMSEGVVGYVVSNKRPLIVPDVLEEPKFKEKEMARRLGLVSMVGVPLEVKGGRVIGALNCFTAQPHTFSETEVNLVQTVANQAAVAILNTELMVKTTVIQEELETRKLVERAKEVLMSKRNKTAEQAFQWLRKRSMDTRKPIRQVAEAILLSEELE
- a CDS encoding TetR/AcrR family transcriptional regulator, whose protein sequence is MGVRERKERERERRRQQIIVAAKRVFSEKGFTRARMEDIANEAELAPATLYIYFKNKEELFASFSLTLLQCLSAKLKTIVNDPGMGSEDRLASLRVALYEIYAFDPWGMGSMLQVQSGEIFSNLSDEFLQTFRGLFKRSNLLLKTLFQEGIDTGVFVNKHPMAMVNILWSTLAGVLLMERNRKVLQSEDGGFRDAFNFAFDIIERGLRRTYLQKEVRDKVCCQCALKQDCSGLRELFKTPYPNCAELVAISSANAAIGLIKPADTSTTAHAGCYV
- a CDS encoding sigma 54-interacting transcriptional regulator, whose amino-acid sequence is MDVDEKTFFKEATLRICGSLEIEKALWNCLQYVKDIIPACRMSLNLLDINLGLIETIAIATHDISEAVSIKTPVSPETHKRMVKHWPLAHVRIFSPMGNYQSALENTMPSEMIHHHCVVLDLWLEGKFIGMLTVIFNPENTPLQHHIDLLSLLNEPFAIALSNCVRYRKLQDYKDILSEEKQYLREELRRLSGEDIIGADFGLKQVMYMVRQVASLDSPVLLLGETGSGKEVIASAIHSMSSRSEGAFIRVNCGAIPETLIDSELFGHEKGAFTGALSQRRGHFERAHKGTIFLDEIGELPLEAQVRILRVLQEKEIERVGGSETIHVDIRVIAATHRDLERMIKQGRFREDLFFRLKVFPIIIPPLRDRITDIPALVQHFIHKKAAEMKIGEVPSLAPGEIHKLIAYDWPGNVRELENAVERSLILNRSEPLTFPDIGTKNEPPPAATIDPAEPAFLNLDQVMAQHIKKALAIAEGKVEGKNGAAELLAINPRTLRHRMRKLGVPFGRKSD